One part of the Odontesthes bonariensis isolate fOdoBon6 chromosome 13, fOdoBon6.hap1, whole genome shotgun sequence genome encodes these proteins:
- the gpr137 gene encoding integral membrane protein GPR137 has protein sequence MEAPVTAAPPPNSSTPPAPAPLHPAVAPSVQLGFTILYTTLYAGLFLVVYVQLWLLHLYRHKRWSYQSVFLFLCLLWAALRTTLFSFYFHNAVEANHLPVAVYWLLYCFPVCLQFFTLSLINLYFTQVLLKVKETYSSAMNRRLWAARCAYGALSVIFLSVNAVCAALGDRGSRGETGQRTWTLVLVRVIVNDLLFILDAVLLATLLLLLTRQSRSTSSYLVSKGTTVCRTAALGAAVILLFASRACYNLTALILCQNYRVESFNFDWYNVSDQADLQSDLGDRGYLAFGAILFIWELLPTSLLILIFRVRRPAQETSGMTINNRVLPRPYFFDDPQGSDEDIPVPWARGAPSNSGWYGSETAPLLFANNPSDQSQQHHTFYSTPQN, from the exons ATGGAAGCTCCAGTCACAGCTGCCCCTCCTCCCAACTCCTCCACCCCGCCTGCGCCGGCCCCCCTCCACCCGGCCGTCGCCCCATCGGTCCAGCTCGGCTTCACCATCCTCTACACCACTTTGTACGCGGGGCTCTTCCTGGTGGTCTACGTGCAGCTGTGGCTGCTCCACCTCTACAGACACAAGAGATGGAGCTACCAGAGTGTCTTTCTGTTCCTCTGCCTGCTCTGGGCCGCCCTACGCACCACCCTGTTCTCCTTTTACTTCCACAACGCCGTGGAAGCCAACCACCTCCCTGTCGCGGTGTACTGGCTGCTCTACTGCTTCCCTGTGTGTCTGCAGTTCTTCACTCTCAGCCTTATCAACCTGTATTTTACTCAG GTTTTACTCAAAGTGAAAGAAACGTACAGCTCAGCAATGAACAGAAGACT ATGGGCTGCACGGTGCGCATACGGCGCGCTGAGCGTCATCTTCCTCAGCGTCAACGCGGTGTGTGCAGCTCTGGGAGACCGAGGCAGCAGGGGTGAGACGGGGCAGAGGACCTGGACCCTGGTCCTGGTTCGGGTTATAGTCAACGACTTGCTGTTCATCTTGGATGCAGTGCTGCTGGCcaccctgctgctgctcctgaccCGCCAGTCGCGCTCCACCAGCTCCTACCTGGTCAGCAAG GGGACCACGGTGTGCCGCACGGCAGCGCTTGGAGCTGCGGTCATCCTCTTGTTTGCCAGCCGCGCCTGCTACAACCTGACGGCTCTCATTTTGTGCCAGAACTATCGGGTGGAGTCCTTCAACTTTGACTGGTACAACGTCTCCGACCAG GCGGACCTGCAGAGTGATCTTGGCGACAGGGGCTACCTGGCGTTCGGCGCCATCCTCTTCATATGGGAGCTTCTCCCCACCAGCCTGCTCATTCTCATCTTCAGAGTCCGCCGGCCTGCTCAGGAG ACCAGCGGCATGACCATCAACAACAGGGTGCTACCTCGTCCTTATTTCTTCGATGACCCTCAAGGCAGTGATGAAGACATACCTGTTCCATGGGCCCGAGGGGCACCTTCAAATTCAGG CTGGTATGGATCAGAAACCGCTCCTCTGCTGTTTGCCAACAATCCTTCAGACCAAAGCCAGCA